TCAAGTACTAAAAACTTAACTGATGCACAAAAATTCATCTCTTGGGCAACTTCTAAAGAATATATTGAATTAGTTGGTAAAACTAATGGTTGGGGTAAAGTTCCAACAGGTACAAGAAAAAGTACTTATGAAAACCAAAACTTTAAAGATGCTGCAGTATTTGCAGATGCTGAGTTAAAAGCAATTTTATCAGCAAATCCAAAAGATTCTACTTTAAACCCAACTCCTTTTGTTGGTGTTCAATTTGTTACTATTCCTGAGTTCCAAGGAATTGCAACAACTGTTGGTAAACACATGAGTTCAGCACTTGCTGGAAAAGTTTCTGTTGAAAAAGCATTGAAGTCTTCTCAAAAAGCTGCTGATAGAACAATGAAAAGAGCTAGATACTATAAATAGTCTCTGTAATCAAAAAAAGAGGAAACTCTTTTTTTGATACATACGTATTAAATTATAAAATTTGTTATGTATGTATCAAACTAACTTATAAAGGTAAATAATGAAATTTGATTTAGATAAAAGTACCGTTATGAACTTATTAAAAGCTCCAAGTATTATTGTTCTGTTTTTATGGATGATTGTACCGCTTTCAATGACTTTATACTTTTCGGTAATTAGATATAACTTGTTAAATCCAATGGATACAGGTTTTGAAGGTTTAGGGAACTATGAGTTCTTTATGACAGATGAAGCATTTATGCCAGCTGTTTTTAATTCTCTTATATTAGTAGTAAGTATTATTGCTATTACTATTATTTCAGGAATTATTCTTGCTGTTTTAATTGATAGAAACTTCCCTGGACGTGGAATCGTAAGAGTTATGTTAATTGCTCCGTTTTTTATAATGCCAACTGTAAATGCATTATTATGGAAAAATATGTTTATGAACCCTGTTTATGGAATGTTTGCATTTTTCTCAAATACGTTTGGATTAGAACCAATTGATTGGATGTCTGATTTTCCTCTTGTATCCATAATTATAATGTTAAGTTGGCAATGGACGCCTTTTGCATTATTAATTTTTATGACAGCTTTACAGTCACAAGATCAAGAACAAAAAGAAGCAGCTGAATTAGATGGTGCAGGTTTTTTTGCTAAGTTTTACTACTTAACATTACCTCATCTTTCAAGATCAATTGCTATTGTAGTTATGATTCAAATGATTTTTCACTTATCTATATTTGCAGAAATATTAATTACAACAGGTGGCGGACCAGGTAGTGAAGGTACTAACTTGACATATATGATTTTTACAAATGCATTATTAGACTTTGATGTTGGAATTGCTTCTGCTGGTGGTGTATTTGCCATTATCTTAGCGAATATTGTTGCTTACTTCTTAATCAAGCAAGTTGGCAAAAGCTTAATGGCATAAGGATTTAAAGATGACTTATAAAACAAAAGAAAAAATAACACACAGAGTATTAGTTACATTAGCATGGGTTATTGCACTAATATTCTTCTTTCCAATTTTTTGGATGGTATTAACAAGTTTTAAAACTGAATTACAAGCAATTGCAGTTCCTCCAATGTTTATCTTTGAAGGAACTTTTGAAAATTACGCATTAGTAAATGAAAGAAGTGATTACTGGCATCATGCTATTAATTCAATTATTACATCATTTGGTGCAACGCTATTATCGTTAATAATAGCAGTTCCTGCAGCATACTCTTTTGCTTTTTCTCCAACGAAAAATACAAAAGATGTAATGTTATGGATGTTATCAACAAAAATGTTACCAGCAGTTGGTGTATTACTTCCAATTTATTTAATTGCTCAAAAATTTGGGCTATTAGATACTAAAACGGTTTTAATTGTAATTTTTATGCTTATGAACTTACCAATTATTATTTGGATGTTATTTTCATACTTTAAAGATTTACCAAAAGATATTTTAGAAGCAGCAAGTTTAGATGGTGCTAATTATCTTCAAGAATTAAGACATGTTGTATTACCACTTTCATGGGGTGGAATTACATCAACAGGATTACTTAGTATTATTTTATGTTGGAATGAAGCATTTTGGTCAATCAACTTAACTTCAGCAGATGCAGCAACATTAACATCGTTAGTTGCTTCTTACTCAAGTCCTGAAGGATTATTCTGGGCTAAGTTATCAGCTATTTCAACTTTAGCTTGTGCTCCAATAGTAGTGTTTGGTTGGTTCTGTCAGAAACAACTAGTTCAAGGTTTAACATTCGGTGCTGTTAAATAAATTATTAAATATTAAAGAAAAAAGAAAAAGGAAATTATATGTTAGGTGTTGAATTAAAAAATGTTGTTAAAGCTTATGAAGGAACAACTATTATACAAGGCGCAAACTTACAAATCAAAAAAGGTGAGTTTGTTGTATTCGTAGGACCTAGTGGTTGTGGGAAATCAACATTAATGAGAACAATTGCAGGTCTTGAAGAAATTACAAGTGGTGAGATTTC
This sequence is a window from Poseidonibacter parvus. Protein-coding genes within it:
- a CDS encoding carbohydrate ABC transporter permease, producing the protein MKFDLDKSTVMNLLKAPSIIVLFLWMIVPLSMTLYFSVIRYNLLNPMDTGFEGLGNYEFFMTDEAFMPAVFNSLILVVSIIAITIISGIILAVLIDRNFPGRGIVRVMLIAPFFIMPTVNALLWKNMFMNPVYGMFAFFSNTFGLEPIDWMSDFPLVSIIIMLSWQWTPFALLIFMTALQSQDQEQKEAAELDGAGFFAKFYYLTLPHLSRSIAIVVMIQMIFHLSIFAEILITTGGGPGSEGTNLTYMIFTNALLDFDVGIASAGGVFAIILANIVAYFLIKQVGKSLMA
- a CDS encoding carbohydrate ABC transporter permease translates to MTYKTKEKITHRVLVTLAWVIALIFFFPIFWMVLTSFKTELQAIAVPPMFIFEGTFENYALVNERSDYWHHAINSIITSFGATLLSLIIAVPAAYSFAFSPTKNTKDVMLWMLSTKMLPAVGVLLPIYLIAQKFGLLDTKTVLIVIFMLMNLPIIIWMLFSYFKDLPKDILEAASLDGANYLQELRHVVLPLSWGGITSTGLLSIILCWNEAFWSINLTSADAATLTSLVASYSSPEGLFWAKLSAISTLACAPIVVFGWFCQKQLVQGLTFGAVK